A genome region from Trichoderma asperellum chromosome 7, complete sequence includes the following:
- a CDS encoding uncharacterized protein (antiSMASH:Cluster_7.7~SMCOG1034:cytochrome P450~TransMembrane:1 (o6-23i)): protein MSNLIIAQGIVAALAFIIYRLFFRKKQTLLPLPPGPKPLPILGNINDLPPPGVPEFEHWLPFKDKYGPISSVNVLGQTMVILHDSDAVTELLEKTSMKTSARAQLFFATEMCGFGEFLPAMPYDDEFRQHRKYIHQQLGTKPLAARFSDIQDVESKRLLLRVLNDPQNFMEHLKAEASAIILKITYGYTIEPLNPDPLVKLIEDVMSNLSAAFVPMSWPVDIIPALRHLPDWFPGTGFKQTARKWRAINEAVVSTPYHFVRKQMELGIHQEQSYVSGLIRTYGNEDGSGVSPEDMKIIQLTATSMYGGGADTTVSTLMTFTIAMILFPDVQRKAQEEIDRVVGSGRLPEYEDRDNLPYTDAIAKEALRFFPVVPVGTAHKTEEELFFRGYRIPKDSYILPSIWWFLHDPNVYHEPDSFDPARYLEPRNEPDPLGDAFGYGRRVCPGRYLATESLYLTIARLLAAFTIEKAVDENGKPIDVEFKSTPGLVNHPQKFAYRIKPRNEKYASLIRKVERDHPWEESDAVHLEGDLIEEYKANCKAQAKKYH, encoded by the exons ATGTCCAATTTAATAATTGCCCAGGGCATTGTTGCTGCCCTggcctttattatttatcgcctcttcttccgcaaGAAGCAAACTCTCCTCCCACTACCACCTGGCCCAAAGCCTCTTCCCATTCTTGGAAACATCAACGATCTTCCACCCCCAGGTGTACCGGAGTTTGAACACTGGCTTCCTTTCAAAGACAAATATGGCCCTATCAGCTCGGTTAATGTGCTGGGCCAGACAATGGTCATTCTTCATGATTCGGACGCCGTTACGGAGCTTCTGGAGAAGACTTCGATGAAGACATCTGCACGAGCCCAGTTATTCTTTGCGACTGAAATGTGTGGTTTTGGCGAATTCCTTCCTGCTATGCCATATGATGATGAATTTCGTCAACACCGCAAGTATATTCACCAGCAGCTAGGGACTAAACCTCTTGCAGCTCGGTTTAGCGATATCCAGGATGTAGAGTCAAAGCGTCTTCTATTGCGTGTGCTAAACGATCCTCAGAACTTCATGGAGCATTTGAAAGC TGAAGCGTCAGCAATTATTCTTAAGATTACCTATGGCTATACCATTGAGCCGCTTAACCCGGATCCTCTGGTAAAGCTTATTGAGGACGTCATGTCGAACCTGTCTGCTGCTTTTGTGCCCATGTCATGGCCTGTCGATATCATCCCTGCTCTCAGACATCTTCCAGATTGGTTCCCCGGCACAGGCTTCAAGCAGACTGCTCGCAAATGGAGAGCTATTAATGAGGCCGTCGTTAGTACCCCTTACCACTTTGTTAGAAAACAGATGGAATTGGGTATCCACCAAGAACAATCATACGTCTCTGGGCTTATTAGAACCTATGGTAATGAAGATGGTTCCGGAGTGAGCCCAGAAGACATGAAAATTATTCAGCTCACAGCTACAAGCATGTATGGCGGTGGCGCAGATACTACGGTATCGACCCTAATGACGTTTACAATTGCCATGATCCTGTTTCCAGATGTTCAGCGAAAGGCTCAAGAAGAGATTGACCGCGTGGTCGGCTCTGGCCGTTTACCTGAGTACGAAGACCGAGACAATTTGCCCTACACCGATGCTATTGCCAAGGAAGCGCTTCGCTTCTTTCCGGTAGTCCCAGTTGGAACAGCACATAAAACGGAAGAGGAACTTTTCTTCCGCGGTTACCGCATTCCCAAGGACTCATACATCCTGCCGTCTATCTGGTGGTTCTTGCACGATCCCAATGTGTATCACGAACCTGATTCGTTTGATCCTGCGCGCTATTTGGAACCTCGAAACGAACCCGATCCCCTGGGTGACGCGTTTGGATACGGTCGCAGAGTATGCCCTGGAAGATACCTTGCAACCGAAAGTCTTTATCTCACTATTGCACGACTTCTGGCGGCGTTTACCATTGAAAAGGCGGTGGACGAGAATGGCAAGCCGATTGATGTGGAATTTAAAAGTACACCTGGTTTGGTAAACCACCCTCAAAAATTCGCTTACAGAATTAAGCCGCGAAATGAAAAGTATGCCAGTCTTATTCGAAAGGTGGAAAGGGACCACCCGTGGGAGGAGAGCGACGCAGTGCATCTTGAGGGAGATTTGATTGAGGAATACAAGGCGAATTGCAAAGCTCAGGCGAAGAAATATCATTAA
- a CDS encoding uncharacterized protein (MEROPS:MER0003426~EggNog:ENOG41~antiSMASH:Cluster_7.7~SECRETED:SignalP(1-19)), translating to MKFSAITLSYALFASYVSAAPRGHSTLEERIARRAAARSSRPNQRIETSDRSNDTNVSYSTNWSGAVITSPPSGQTFNAVSASFVVPTPKAPSGGSSRGTYSASAWVGIDGDTYQNSILQTGVDFTIENGVVSYDAWYEWFPDYAYDFSIQINEGDTIKASVSASTSTSGVAIIENVTTGKTVTKSLTSSAALGGQNAEWIVEDYEEGSSLVNLANWGSVVFTGATASTKSSTLDASTASIIDIQQSGKTLTSVTVSGSTVTDKYV from the coding sequence ATGAAATTCTCCGCCATCACACTCAGCTACGCGCTGTTCGCTAGCTATGTCAGCGCCGCTCCCCGAGGTCACAGCACTCTGGAAGAGCGTATTGCTCGCAGAGCTGCAGCGCGCTCATCGAGACCGAATCAACGCATCGAAACATCTGACAGGAGCAACGACACCAATGTCTCTTATTCTACCAACTGGTCGGGAGCTGTCATCACGTCGCCCCCATCTGGACAGACCTTCAACGCTGTCTCTGCCAGTTTCGTAGTGCCCACACCCAAGGCCCCCTCTGGGGGATCTTCCCGTGGAACTTACAGCGCTTCTGCTTGGGTTGGAATTGATGGAGACACTTATCAAAACTCTATTCTGCAGACCGGTGTTGACTTCACCATTGAGAATGGTGTAGTATCATATGATGCTTGGTATGAGTGGTTCCCTGATTATGCCTACGACTTCTCCATCCAAATCAACGAGGGTGATACTATCAAGGCTAGTGTCAGTGCATCCACCAGCACCTCTGGTGTTGCTATTATTGAGAATGTCACCACGGGCAAGACCGTGACCAAGTCTCTCACGTCTTCCGCTGCTCTTGGAGGACAGAATGCAGAGTGGATTGTGGAAGATTATGAGGAAGGTTCCTCTCTGGTGAACCTTGCCAACTGGGGCAGCGTTGTTTTCACTGGTGCCACAGCCTCGACCAAGAGCTCTACGCTTgatgcttctactgcttccaTCATTGATATCCAGCAGAGTGGAAAGACACTCACCAGCGTCACTGTTAGCGGCTCAACTGTCACTGACAAATATGTCTAA
- a CDS encoding uncharacterized protein (EggNog:ENOG41~antiSMASH:Cluster_7.7~TransMembrane:12 (i68-85o111-131i138-158o164-188i200-222o234-255i308-329o349-366i373-393o405-427i439-460o466-488i)~SMCOG1106:major facilitator transporter), producing the protein MALNAAKIEKPEIVMIDDKDEIPTNNDIEKTAQVRIIDSIPVLGLSEDDAAFYNSVTQYQRKKIVRKVDLRLVPMLAILYLVSQLDRANIGNAKIEGLAEDLHLVGNQYNIVLALFFIPYILLEVPSNVLLKKFKRPSVYLGSLVTIWGIVMTMHGVVSNFGGLLAVRLLLGVFEAGFYPGAIYLCTFWYMPKELATRIAYFYCTSALSGAFSGLLAAAIALMDGIGGYEGWRWIFLLEGIATTLLGVLCFFFLIDSPSLSGSWLSQDEIRFLELQAFVKQGGRFSEQSAENRFGWYEFRMVLTNWRLYLQAYILLCISACSYGTKFTLPSIIKAMGFSNNTMAQLMTVPAYVAGGISSIFFAFLSDRFLWRMPFVVIPLLLITIGYSVVIGFNGDLGGSHTGPGYFALVLTCMGIYPVQPSGTSWAANNLAPANRRAIGVAFCICMGNIGGIIGSFMYLDKEAPFYHTGFGLSLAFGGSGVLVALFLELSYMWANQQKSKIPEEQIRAQFSEDELLRLGDKSLLFKHTL; encoded by the exons ATGGCCCTAAACGCTGCGAAAATCGAGAAACCAGAGATTGTCATGATCGATGATAAAGATGAAATACCTACCAACAACGACATAGAGAAAACAGCGCAAGTTAGAATTATTGACAGCATACCTGTGCTGGGTCTGAGCGAAGATGATGCAGCTTTCTATAATAGCGTAACACAATATCAGAGGAAGAAAATCGTCAGAAAG GTTGATCTACGACTTGTCCCAATGCTGGCGATTCTCTATCTCGTTTCACAACTCGACCGTGCAAATATTGGAAATGCAAAAATTGAAGGACTTGCTGAAGACCTTCATCTAGTGGGCAACCAGTACAATATTGTCTTAGCCCTGTTCTTCATACCATACATCTTGCTCGAGGTACCCAGCAATGTCTTATTGAAGAAGTTCAAACGCCCCTCAGTCTATCTCGGCTCGCTGGTCACTATTTGGGGAATTGTTATGACCATGCACGGAGTTGTCAGCAACTTTGGCGGGTTGCTCGCCGTGCGACTTCTGCTTGGCGTGTTCGAAGCGGGGTTTTACCCTGGCGCAATTTATCTCTGTACATTTTGGTACATGCCGAAGGAGCTTGCCACAAGAATTGCATACTTTTACTGCACCAGTGCTTTGTCCGGAGCATTTTCAGGTCTTTTGGCCGCTGCAATTGCTCTGATGGATGGCATTGGTGGGTATGAGGGCTGGCGGTGGATCTTCCTCCTCGAAGGTATTGCTACTACTCTGCTTGGAgtgctttgtttctttttcctcattGATTCTCCCTCGCTCTCAGGAAGTTGGTTGTCGCAAGACGAGATAAGATTCCTTGAGCTCCAAGCATTCGTGAAGCAGGGTGGACGTTTCTCAGAACAGTCAGCTGAGAACAGATTCGGCTGGTATGAATTCAGAATGGTTCTCACCAATTGGAGGCTTTATCTCCAAGCATACATTCTCCTTTGTATTTCAGCATGCTCATATGGTACCAAATTCACCCTTCCTTCCATAATTAAGGCGATGGGCTTTTCCAACAACACAATGGCCCAACTTATGACAGTACCTGCTTACGTCGCAGGAGGTatctcttctattttcttcGCTTTCCTATCTGATCGTTTTCTCTGGCGGATGCCCTTCGTTGTCATTCCTTTATTACTCATCACTATCGGATACTCTGTTGTGATAGGCTTCAACGGCGACCTGGGAGGCAGCCATACTGGCCCTGGTTATTTCGCCCTTGTGCTTACTTGCATGGGTATCTATCCTGTCCAGCCTTCCGGAACTAGTTGGGCCGCCAATAACCTGGCTCCAGCCAACCGTCGCGCGATCGGAGTTGCCTTTTGCATCTGTATGGGCAACATTGGTGGAATTATCGGTAGCTTCATGTATCTTGACAAAGAAGCGCCTTTCTATCACACAGGCTTTGGTCTCTCTTTGGCCTTTGGTGGCTCTGGCGTTCTTGTTGCCCTATTCCTGGAATTGAGTTATATGTGGGCTAATCAACAGAAGTCCAAGATTCCTGAAGAACAGATTAGAGCACAGTTTTCGGAAGACGAACTTCTTAGATTGGGGGACAAGAGTTTGCTTTTCAAGCATACACTCTAA
- a CDS encoding uncharacterized protein (EggNog:ENOG41), with protein sequence MGNIFGAPTPRPAARPAPQPARQPEPQRRAEYHRPRYQAPELLDIQAPPRNVRPANIGALQTPRCLHYTREICGQGNYCPFVHEGDALQRQTPRTHPNLQRPTLRRPIEENIPQARKLCRYFAQGRCYKGAQCRFSHEKNRATSAENQDDQFNSNDTYELGGAWVKFDKGATVSTVSFPSDYRYSAINMQNLPANSSRVLINELLAAAGTPTSVIDIRILPQREQNTCNAIIKSSDTSFAKTACSKLNILAFFPDFKVSVVPIRIPVSQSPYQVDCRKVHCAWDRPMREANLIFGDKSTALSAQKNLRERGCNMLGPKVKATYQGNQNGQGKWVVKLRGLSDATNEQDIIKAIPKFTRPPTVQLGGPSYVSDPVRDSAAIKSMLLELGPLERWNVSPDTKARRFNAYATFLHEASARDAMSTLNNKPLSFSETTKLSVKLAASVKFKIQVKIYNIVSPQIDKQKAIWARQYISAFEIPFKGPFRMLKLECENHQLLVQAKATLEKIISGQIVRMEGKDLRCGNFRQNGKEFKQIKSIEDSFKVVIVPDIRKSQFRIFGQEECSQSDLDGITTILQECTPEGHIIELNDADFVWASNGGLRLLKSRLGEEKVSFNAFASKNKRISIRGSKADYNNAMAIIASRLTMSIKKDSSSEMECPSCFCKAEDPIRMSCDHVYCSDCFIQMCEAEKTATREFRICCVKATNSSGAICQKSFSLSEIQEHLPAEAFEAVLEKSFESYVSRHPDDFTYCQTPDCDQVYRIASPDSDRPSTFTCKKCLVSICTFCHSSHPGKPCDKAKSIAKSIAKSILSDKTKEALGIKSCPKCSMLMEKRDGCNHVTCKCGAHVCWVCLMSFNESKACYTHMTDAHGGYYGN encoded by the exons ACATATTCGGTGCACCGACTCCACGACCGGCTGCACGACCAGCTCCACAACCAGCTCGACAGCCTGAGCCgcagagaagagcagaataTCATAGACCAAGATACCAAGCGCCAGAACTCCTCGACATACAGGCGCCACCACGCAACGTACGACCGGCGAATATAGGTGCCTTACAAACTCCACGGTGCCTACATTACACAAGAGAAATCTGCGGGCAAGGAAACTACTGTCCTTTTGTACACGAAGGCGATGCTCTTCAGCGTCAAACACCACGCACACATCCAAATTTACAACGCCCTACCTTGAGACGTCCTATAGAAGAGAATATTCCACAGGCACGAAAGCTGTGTCGGTATTTCGCACAAGGTCGCTGTTATAAGGGAGCCCAATGCCGATTTTCGCATGAGAAAAATAGGGCTACAAGCGCAGAGAATCAG GATGACCAGTTCAATAGCAATGATACATATGAGCTTGGCGGCGCCTGGGTGAAATTCGACAAAGGTGCAACAGTATCTACAGTGTCTTTTCCCTCAGACTACAGATACTCGGCTATCAACATGCAAAATCTGCCGGCAAATAGTTCCAGGGTATTAATCAACGAattactagcagcagcgggaACACCGACGTCGGTGATTGATATACGTATCTTGCCGCAGAGGGAGCAAAACACTTGCAACGCAATAATCAAGTCCAGTGATACTTCATTCGCCAAGACAGCTTGCAGCAAGTTAAACATTCTCGCTTTTTTTCCAGACTTCAAAGTTTCCGTTGTGCCTATCAGAATACCAGTCAGCCAAAGCCCATATCAAGTTGATTGTCGGAAAGTTCACTGTGCCTGGGATCGGCCAATGCGAGAAGCAAATCTAATCTTTGGAGACAAGTCTACGGCTCTCAGCGCGCAAAAAAATCTCAGGGAAAGAGGCTGTAACATGCTTGGacctaaagttaaagcaACTTACCAAGGTAATCAGAACGGTCAAGGAAAATGGGTAGTGAAGCTTAGGGGCTTGAGCGACGCGACAAACGAACAAGACATCATCAAGGCTATTCCCAAGTTCACTAGACCCCCAACTGTCCAACTCGGAGGACCAAGCTATGTTTCCGATCCAGTCCGCGACTCGGCTGCTATCAAATCTATGCTATTAGAACTTGGTCCGTTAGAACGATGGAATGTATCTCCCGATACTAAAGCGAGGCGCTTCAACGCATATGCCACTTTTCTTCACGAGGCATCCGCAAGAGACGCCATGTCTACcctaaataataaaccaCTGTCATTCAGCGAGACAACAAAACTCTCGGTGAAACTTGCCGCATCTGTCAAGTTCAAAATACAAGTTAAGATTTACAATATTGTAAGTCCACAAATCGACAAGCAGAAAGCAATCTGGGCGCGGCAGTACATTAGCGCTTTCGAAATTCCGTTCAAGGGTCCATTTCGTATGTTAAAACTAGAATGCGAAAACCACCAGTTACTGGTGCAAGCTAAAGCAACCCTTGAGAAAATTATCAGTGGGCAGATTGTTAGAATGGAAGGAAAAGACCTCCGCTGCGGAAATTTTCGACAAAATGGCAAAGAGTTTAAACAGATCAAATCGATAGAGGACTCGTTCAAAGTGGTTATCGTCCCTGATATACGCAAATCTCAATTCCGAATTTTTGGACAGGAAGAATGCTCACAGTCAGATTTGGATGGAATTACGACAATATTACAGGAATGCACGCCTGAGGGCCATATTATTGAGCTCAATGATGCTGATTTCGTCTGGGCATCAAACGGCGGCCTTAGATTACTCAAATCGCGACTAGGTGAAGAAAAAGTGTCCTTCAATGCCTTCGCGTCAAAGAACAAACGAATTTCTATCCGAGGATCGAAAGCAGACTATAATAATGCCATGGCTATCATTGCTAGCAGGCTGACTATGTCGATCAAAAAAGACTCCAGCTCTGAGATGGAATGTCCGTCTTGCTTCTGCAAAGCCGAAGACCCGATCCGCATGTCTTGTGATCACGTCTATTGCAGCGACTGCTTTATCCAGATGTGTGAAGCGGAGAAGACGGCAACAAGGGAGTTTCGCATTTGCTGCGTAAAAGCCACGAACTCTAGTGGAGCAATCTGCCAAAAGTCTTTTTCGCTATCGGAAATCCAAGAGCATCTTCCTGCGGAAGCGTTTGAGGCCGTCCTCGAGAAATCTTTCGAGTCTTATGTCAGTCGCCATCCGGACGATTTCACATACTGCCAAACACCCGACTGTGACCAAGTCTACCGAATTGCATCTCCTGACTCTGACCGTCCCAGTACATTTACATGCAAGAAATGCTTGGTGTCCATTTGCACATTTTGCCATAGCTCGCATCCTGGCAAGCCGTGTGACAAGGCTAAAAGCATTGCTAAAAGCATTGCTAAAAGCATTCTTAGCGATAAGACGAAAGAAGCACTTGGTATTAAATCCTGTCCTAAATGCTCAATGCTGATGGAAAAAAGGGATGGATGCAACCATGTGACTTGTAAATGCGGCGCACATGTTTGCTGGGTTTGCCTTATGTCCTTTAACGAAAGTAAAGCGTGCTACACTCATATGACCGATGCACATGGTGGATATTATGGGAATTAA
- a CDS encoding uncharacterized protein (EggNog:ENOG41~antiSMASH:Cluster_7.7~TransMembrane:1 (o557-576i)): MAPEVTGQKRSSEYIEDTPDLAFRKARKVSRACDFCKSRKAKCSGDQPCAKCISRGRVCLYEAKYTRGMPPTPPPSSDVSQLQSGGDSGRSSASRFAVPESISFMPSSGLTPSGNGQIAQTSRQPEVLAAPSRASPELGMAEIQGQVFDPTSSLAFLHRASKRLATHGSSQGSDDSRSSAESQLVYMAGDKPLAIESEGSQQLYTLPDPLEARFLLALYFDVCIATYRILHRPSTENWLSIMETNMEEGIAIWHTIGRAKAATIYAILSVAKFHREKSKGYLTGDCQALRLADNLFRFSMRLTEQETGFPRLESAQVRIVQVLYLLTTSRFNQSWYIFGNALQLISALGLQRRADWRRRHKPAADYIEKQCSLRTFWTAYVLDNYLGVVFGRPRHFHDEYIDQDLPDRINDEDMSADGPVGDIDDRRGCHTDALVFHARIAKIIGAISQDMYTTKLISEVERIAAAKDLTQRVQDWHQSLPAHLGAVHPSILIPSYRRPALALGLAHSHAIMHVNRLFLMRSPASVYTSQISDCIKAAKDVLESVDTMARDGPIFHAFWWTHYVTFCALVVTYVWVMQQHRIGATDDPSYSVRLMQLAENCHGHLAQATSSNSPSRRYAVILEGFRAAAVNKSTPQQLRTPNNVPHEQSIDLNPGTPTLNNNDGGGFFSISQGNSMAQMPIFHDWQLTDWLDLDSSAFWPSFSVDEVLSPDETHTADQNSST; encoded by the exons ATGGCACCAGAAGTCACAGGGCAGAAGAGGAGCTCTGAGTACATTGAAGATACTCCAGATCTTGCATTTCGGAAGGCGCGTAAAGTTAGTCGCGCTTGTGACTTTTGCAAGTCAAGAAAAGCGAAATGCAGCGGTGACCAGCCATGCGCAAAGTGCATATCAAGAGGCCGAGTATGCTTGTATGAGGCAAAGTATACTCGTGGCATGCCACCTACGCCTCCGCCGTCATCCGATGTGAGCCAATTGCAGTCGGGAGGCGATAGTGGACGGTCTTCAGCCAGCAGATTCGCTGTACCTGAAAGCATATCTTTCATGCCGAGCTCTGGTTTAACCCCAAGTGGTAATGGGCAAATAGCCCAGACATCGCGACAACCAGAAGTACTTGCTGCTCCCTCTCGTGCATCGCCTGAGTTGGGAATGGCAGAAATCCAAGGTCAGGTATTTGATCCGACGTCTAGTTTGGCATTTCTTCATAGAGCGTCAAAGCGCCTAGCGACTCACGGTAGCAGTCAGGGCAGTGATGATTCCCGGTCATCAGCTGAAAGTCAGCTGGTATATATGGCTGGAGACAAGCCGTTGGCAATAGAAAGCGAAGGCAGCCAGCAACTGTATACTCTCCCTGACCCATTGGAGGCCAGGTTTCTCTTGGCTCTTTACTTCGATGTCTGCATCGCTACATACCGCATCTTACATCGTCCATCTACCGAAAATTGGCTGAGTATTATGGAAACCAATATGGAGGAAGGGATAGCCATATGGCACACGATTGGACGTGCAAAGGCAGCCACTATATACGCAATTCTATCAGTTGCCAAGTTCCATCGTGAGAAGTCTAAGGGATATCTCACAGGAGATTGTCAAGCGCTTCGCTTAGCTGATAATCTTTTCCGCTTCTCAATGAGGCTCACAGAGCAAGAGACAGGATTCCCCAGGCTAGAGTCAGCCCAAGTTCGCATTGTTCAAGTTCTATATCTTCTTACCACCTCACGTTTCAATCAGAGCTGGTATATTTTTGGAAATGCACTACAGCTTATTTCTGCTCTGGGTTTGCAACGCCGTGCTgattggagaagaagacacaAGCCAGCAGCTGATTATATCGAAAAACAGTGCTCTCTTAGAACTTTCTGGACTGCATATGTTCTTGATAATTATCTTGGAGTTGTATTTGGGAGACCACGTCATTTTCATGATGAATACATTGATCAAGATCTGCCCGATCGAATTAATGATGAAGACATGTCAGCAGACGGGCCTGTTGGTGATATTGATGATCGCCGAGGGTGTCATACTGACGCGTTGGTTTTTCATGCACG CATTGCAAAGATAATTGGAGCTATTTCACAAGATATGTACACAACGAAACTCATTTCTGAAGTCGAAAGAATAGCTGCCGCAAAAGACTTAACGCAACGGGTTCAAGATTGGCATCAAAGCCTACCTGCACATCTTGGTGCAGTTCATCCATCTATTTTGATCCCCAGCTATCGAAGGCCAGCTTTAGCGCTGGGGCTCGCTCACTCGCACGCTATTATGCATGTCAACCGCCTATTTCTGATGCGTTCCCCGGCTTCTGTTTATACTTCACAGATTAGCGACTGTATTAAAGCTGCAAAAGATGTGCTGGAATCGGTAGACACTATGGCCCGAGACGGGCCTATTTTTCACGCCTTTTGGTGGACTCACTACGTGACGTTTTGTGCCCTGGTGGTAACATACGTATGGGTTATGCAGCAACATCGTATAGGCGCTACAGACGATCCCAGTTATAGTGTGAGACTGATGCAACTTGCAGAGAACTGTCACGGCCATCTTGCTCAAGCAACATCTTCAAATTCACCCAGTCGGCGATATGCTGTGATCCTGGAAGGATTTCGAGCTGCTGCGGTAAACAAATCGACTCCACAGCAGTTGAGAACTCCAAATAACGTACCACATGAACAGTCAATAGACCTTAATCCAGGCACCCCTACTCTCAATAATAATGATGGGGGCGGGTTTTTTAGCATCTCTCAGGGCAACTCAATGGCACAAATGCCTATCTTTCATGATTGGCAGCTTACAGATTGGTTGGATTTGGACTCATCG GCTTTTTGGCCGAGTTTCAGTGTGGATGAAGTTTTATCTCCAGACGAGACCCATACCGCAGATCAGAATTCTTCTACTTGA
- a CDS encoding uncharacterized protein (EggNog:ENOG41~antiSMASH:Cluster_7.7~TransMembrane:6 (o6-26i47-65o77-99i111-133o153-170i190-213o)), protein MASTSDIQVASLAAGFTLGFGFLTVWKAIQHTTRNRRPWRSQYIYMIWGEILANLSIGIIGWVFLDGLIGPTVPVLFFFLFLWVFEIQLLMQIIVNRIAIIAENRSTVMKLKWGTAGIITCINIAVFCIWIPAHTNPPVSELYVRINEIWDRISKILILIVDAGLNYYFLRTVKERLVTQHGLSKYAPLVTFNARLMIVSILMDAMLIGLMSLPNQVVYIQFHPVTYMVKLNIEMTMADLITKLARGENSDMNMPSTSHHRTEIREDDEGANAQQNYKMQSIQSTKPVGEDFSSIDDDMGQFDESKAASTRGILDGGIQVETVITSRISRNSRVGERRNDGSDDELPLSYPVR, encoded by the exons atggcttCGACGTCGGATATCCAAGTGGCCTCTTTGGCTGCCGGGTTTACACTCGGCTTCGGGTTTCTGACAGTCTGGAAGGCAATTCAACATACTACGAGAAACAGACGGCCATGGAGGAGCCAGTACATCTACATGATTTGGGGAGAGATTTTGGCAAACCTTAGTATCGGCATTATCGGATGGGTCTTTCTTGATGGCCTTATTGGTCCAAC GGTACCCGttctattctttttcctATTTCTCTGGGTGTTCGAAATCCAGCTGCTGATGCAAATCATTGTGAATCGAATTGCAATTATCGCGGAGAACAGAAGCACGGTAATGAAGTTAAAATGGGGCACAGCAGGCATTATTACCTGTATCAACATAGCCGTCTTTTGTATCTGGATCCCGGCACATACCAATCCTCCGGTTAGCGAATT gTATGTCCGAATTAACGAAATTTGGGATCGTATTTCaaagattttaattttaattgtCGATGCTGGCCTCAACTACTACTTCCTACGCACTGTCAAAGAGCGCCTTGTTACTCAACATGGACTTAGCAAATACGCCCCCTTGGTCACTTTCAATGCTAGGCTGATGATAGTATCTATTCTCATGGAT GCTATGCTTATTGGACTTATGTCACTGCCAAATCAAGTTGTTTACATTCAATTCCACCCTGTTACGTACATGGTCAAATTGAACATTGAAATGACGATGGCGGACCTCATTACGAAACTTGCGAGGGGCGAGAACTCGGATATGAACATGCCATCCACGTCCCACCACCGAACGGAGATTCGGGAAGACGATGAGGGCGCTAATGCGCAACAAAATTACAAGATGCAATCTATACAAAGCACCAAGCCTGTGGGCGAAGATTTCTCGTCCATCGATGATGACATGGGCCAATTCGACGAGTCTAAAGCTGCTAGCACTCGCGGAATTCTTGACGGAGGAATTCAAGTCGAAACCGTCATCACTTCAAGAATCTCACGAAACTCTAGAGTTGGTGAGAGGCGGAATGACGGCTCGGATGATGAGCTCCCACTGTCGTACCCTGTCCGGTGA